Proteins encoded together in one Candidatus Methylarchaceae archaeon HK02M2 window:
- the cofD gene encoding 2-phospho-L-lactate transferase, whose product MITSLAGGVGAAKFLDGLVRVVKGEDISIIVNTGDDIELYGLHISPDIDIVIYTLACIVDDKKGGGIKGDTFNCLGKLKKFGYETWFKLGDKDLATHINRSILLKKGLKLSEVTDRECKVLGVKAKIIPMTDDDVKTIVITDKGEIHFQEYMVKSKTQERVLQIRFKGVTKAKPAPGVINSIKKARIIIICPSNPIVSIGTILSIQEIRESLKDTKAKVIGISPLIAGKTVKGPADKLMNSLGMEVSAYGVAKLYQDFLDAFVIDIADKNLKERIESLGIKVFVTDTIMKGLKNKEELAKFTLEAI is encoded by the coding sequence ATGATAACTTCATTAGCAGGTGGTGTGGGCGCTGCAAAATTTCTTGATGGTCTTGTTAGAGTAGTAAAAGGAGAAGACATCTCAATAATTGTTAACACAGGTGACGATATCGAGCTTTATGGGTTGCATATATCCCCAGACATAGATATCGTAATTTATACTCTAGCATGTATAGTCGATGATAAAAAAGGAGGGGGGATCAAAGGAGATACTTTTAATTGTTTAGGGAAACTTAAGAAATTCGGTTATGAGACATGGTTTAAACTGGGTGATAAAGACCTTGCTACACACATTAACCGCTCTATACTCTTAAAAAAAGGGTTGAAACTCTCAGAGGTAACTGATAGAGAGTGCAAGGTTCTAGGTGTTAAAGCAAAGATAATTCCTATGACAGATGATGATGTTAAGACGATTGTTATCACAGATAAAGGTGAAATACACTTTCAAGAATACATGGTTAAAAGTAAAACACAAGAAAGGGTTTTGCAAATTAGATTTAAAGGTGTTACGAAGGCTAAACCAGCCCCTGGTGTAATTAATTCTATTAAAAAAGCTAGAATAATTATCATCTGTCCAAGTAACCCTATAGTTAGTATAGGCACTATCCTTTCTATCCAAGAAATAAGAGAGAGTTTGAAAGATACAAAAGCTAAGGTCATAGGAATAAGCCCCTTGATCGCAGGCAAAACAGTAAAAGGTCCTGCGGATAAGTTAATGAATAGCTTAGGGATGGAAGTTTCTGCATATGGAGTAGCAAAGCTTTATCAAGACTTTTTGGATGCATTTGTAATCGACATTGCAGATAAAAACCTTAAAGAAAGAATAGAATCTTTAGGTATTAAGGTCTTTGTGACAGATACCATAATGAAGGGGTTGAAGAATAAGGAAGAGTTAGCAAAATTTACATTGGAGGCGATATGA
- the cofC gene encoding 2-phospho-L-lactate guanylyltransferase, whose protein sequence is MPVKGLKDAKKRLEGVLKPQEKSVLCLFMLRDVLNAVKISKYVERVIVISCDQRVLEFAKKSRVLNFNEGTQKGLNSAIKQVTSVCKDKGAESILILPVDIPLVKTKDIDNMIRESHKPKSIVITPSLDEKGTNALLMKPPTVIKPSFGLNSFQVHIDEAKAKNIPCTICRLPRIALDLDTPKDIATFLKIGDGTETYNYMVKIGLINRVRKFKVPSKPILIE, encoded by the coding sequence ATACCTGTTAAGGGCTTAAAGGACGCGAAGAAAAGGCTAGAGGGGGTTTTAAAACCTCAGGAAAAGTCTGTGCTCTGTTTGTTTATGCTAAGAGATGTTCTAAATGCAGTTAAAATTTCTAAATATGTGGAGAGAGTAATAGTTATAAGTTGTGATCAAAGAGTTCTAGAATTTGCAAAAAAAAGTAGAGTATTAAATTTCAATGAGGGTACTCAAAAGGGTTTAAACTCTGCTATAAAGCAAGTAACAAGTGTCTGTAAAGATAAAGGAGCTGAATCTATTCTTATCCTGCCTGTAGATATCCCTCTTGTAAAAACTAAGGATATAGACAATATGATAAGAGAAAGTCATAAACCAAAATCAATAGTAATTACCCCATCCTTAGATGAGAAAGGAACAAATGCACTTTTAATGAAGCCACCGACTGTAATAAAGCCAAGTTTTGGTCTTAACAGTTTTCAAGTTCATATAGATGAAGCGAAGGCAAAAAATATCCCATGCACAATTTGTAGATTGCCCAGGATAGCTTTAGATTTAGACACACCAAAGGACATAGCCACATTCCTTAAGATAGGAGATGGAACCGAAACCTACAATTATATGGTCAAA